The genomic region ccacaatgggatggtatccattgcaatacagttcttttattgagtgatattaatttaaaacaattatgaTACCGGGTAGTCAAAGATGGATACTCAATCCATTTTCAGATATTTTCGTTCACCTGGCTGAAATtccaaaaatgaaggaaaaagtcATTGAAATATGTGCTTAATTATAGAATGTTGCAGCTAGaacttacgaggttcaaacctgtcttcggacagttgactaaacaacaaacgaGTATACTAAATGATTCcacattttatttttgctgcattttattttattaatttatttttagtgggttattttacgactatttatcaactgctgtcgttatctagcatctgaatgatatgaaggtgataatgccagcaaaatgagtccaggatccagcgtcgaaagttacccagcatttgctcttaataggtttaggcaaaacctcggaaaaacccacaaccaggtaacttgtttcaaccagggtttgaacctgggcccgttcattcacggtcaggcatgctgttattccacagtggtggactgtattttattatttttattctttacttataattaataatattaatgattcatttattattattattattattattattattatcattattattatcctgcCGGGTTGTCATCGTTTGTGTCAGTCGGGGTTATTCTGTTCGGAGACTTAAAAGCACATAACTGTCCTACTAATTGATCGAAAAACATagggaatttaataaagaaactcacttggcttttattgattacgaaaaagctttcgaccgtgttgatagaaataagctctttcaaattttggcagatgattcagttacaaacgcaattataagaacaatttacgaattatataaccacaatattatcaaaattactattggatcagaacataccgaatggagaccgataaacagtggagttcgtcaaggatgccccctctcaccacttttattgaatatatacatcaactccatcatcagacatggcaactaacaattcatggaaacatcccgctcttccgaaattgtactctagatatattattatatgcagatgatcaggtcctttttgctacaaatgaagacgagctgcaatacttaatataatagcacaaaatttcaatatgaaaatttcccccaaacaaaacaaaaattatggcgttccaaggtaaacagccagtaaaatttgcattggaacccatatattagaacaggtaaactattttaaatataatttgacatatttacctgttactgatatatctgaaaatattcaacattttaatggagtcttaagaaccatcaaccaggttttcacaaccacgaaaacccaaaaacataccaggttaaaagcatataaagttctagcaagatctgtcctcatgtatggtagtgaggcctggactatccgaaactcagatgttcaatgcctaacaactgcggaaatgagatttctaaggaggactgccagctacagcttgcttgaccacaaaaggaatgaactaattacaaaagaattgaaaattacacctatttatgaacatctcaaccactatagacaaaaatggcttaaccatatcaatagaatggaccgttgcagactcccaagacaaattctccgctatatgccacatggaagacgatctttgggacgcccctgaaaagatggacggagaccgtaacaggccactaggcctaatacctttaaggacaatgatgatgatgatgatgattatcattCTGCCTCTAGCCATCATGGAGAGCAGTCGACTTTGTGTGTAGCTCCGCTGTTTTCACAGTATTTACAGTGATTGCATCATTCGTCtaccttttatttaacttatgtgTTGTTATATAGTATTATAATGCCGTCTAGCAAAGATACATGTACTACATATAATTCTACTTTCTATGGTAAGCAGAAGTTTTCGAAGTGTGCAGGGCCTTGTGGCCTTATATACCATCTAAGACCGAAAATTCAGACAGTTTAAACTTCAACCAATCGAGATCGGCTGACAGACTCAGTTATACAAATTCTGTTGCTAACTAGTGTTTTCAAGAAAACAACTACCTGAAAATATacataacaaaatttattttactttagttactgaaaagtcatatcaaattgaaatataatattgtgcaaatgatattttatagttaaaaatgtccTAATTCTGTGGGACTGGGTAACATCCTGGAATTCGTGAGGTAAGGAGAAATGGTTCTCCCTCGGACAACACCCTGAATTCATCACTGCTTGAAACCACTGGTGTGTTCATACATATTGAGGATTCAGAAATTCTAATTGCCTATTTATAATCCGTCTAATAGGCAGTTAATTTAAATTGACTTGAATATGTTGGTCTCTTTCCATAAAGGCCAGAGTCCCTCAGGGCTCAGTTCttgggccattactttttacgcttcatataaacgacgtaacaaagatcttaaaatattctaaacaccACCTACacgctgacgacttacaactttacattcattcccgaacttgtacaatcaatgactctgtgaccagaattaatgaagatcatctagcatctgtagctcaatgggcgcaaaaatttggactcagactaaatccagacaaatcacaagctataataatgggccaccaacgagcattaaacaaaatagatctagctgctgtatcaaatacaaaaataaataatactacaattacatatagtaagacagtaaaaaatttaggggtatatttagattcaaatttaaattgtcaaagtcaagtgacctacatatgtaagaaaactttttccataattcattccctcagacacttaaccaatgttttacctctcagccttaaaaagaacctgatccaaactttagtgatgccccacttcgattattgcgattctctattcacgaatctaaatactgatcttgcccatagactacagggtgttcacaatatctgcattcgtttcgtttgtaacgttagaaaattcgatcatgtaacaccgtcactagaattgttgtcttggagtccacttaaagaaagaagattcttcaactctctcttattactatttaaaatcatccacacctccacaccctcttacgtAGCATCTCGTTTAGTTTACCTTTCACTATCTCGAACccagaacatgtaccttctctctattcctctgcacagaacatccttctactcatcatctttcagcatatctattccacgcctctggaattccctccctgaccatgtcagagactgtcggacaatatcaaaattcaaatttaaatttaaaaaatcacattctagttcatggaattgcttgttgaacacctgtcaggttgtgaaacttcgccttaacccatgacaaatagtaaatattgtaactatgctgttgtaaaattgacaattaatatgtaatgtatttattattattattattattattattattatcagttatcactatcatcattgctatctgttttctttcttttttcttgtattagctcgatgagaggtctatagtgttcttttgactctgttgaccctctacagggctttaacttaatttgtattattttcatcagtgtttgtatttcttttttatatttatatctgctatctggtaggatggaagagaaggccttatggccttaatcctgtcagattaaataaataaataataataataataataataataataataattattattattattattattattattattattattattattatttgtggagATTTTAATGCTAAGCATAGAATGTGAAATTCCAACAGTAACACAACGAACAGAGAATTTGTTCTTAACCATTCAAGTCAGTCACTCTCTTCAATGATGGTAGAACACAGCTTCGAGCGCTTGCTCTTGCCTGCTCCATGAAGTACACATCAGATGATATGATCACGGGATGATAACACTCCACTGTAATCCGATGAAGTGGTACCAGATGTTTCTATTGATTCACTGAGttgttattaaaatttgtttaggcATTTTATACTTGAAATTTCGAGGATCATAGTGTCCTAAATTTGAGATCATTGGATTGATGTTTCCACTAGTTTGAAAATAGAAAGTGTTGGCTGTCTGTTGAATCTTTTGTGTGCCATATTTAAGACCAACATCTTCATGTAACTGAACAATGCGAATGTTGTAATCTGTTCCAGAAATTATTCTGCTAAGTCTCTAGAGATATGTCTTTGCTGCAGATCCCCAAACACGAGCTGCATAAATCATTACTGGAAGAATGAGACGTTTGTACAACTGAACTTTCTTATAAGtagggaccagatttttatgtaattacatattatattcctttcatccTAACCACATATAAacaacaaatctttgcgaatcttgtaattaccattaatatattaaaatttgataccacatatttttacatatttacctccacattacatattatggcttggtattacataaatctacatatttaggggttttattcatttttacttctctaaaatgaaaaaaaaaaaaaatcttctgctggggaagtttacaatttgaaatacacagatttaaaaagcctttttaactagcaaagaaaggatatatttcggaacgaaacataacgtccttagttccagaaagtaatagaggcactcaccccactgtaaatatgagtgaacaagaggcaacctttctcatactactttgtattgtaaaaatcactcagaaagtagcgttgccttcatgtggTGGAGTGGGATGAGGACAACATGATTTATcttgaactataattgttctgcacacatcttaacaagccgttcccatgcaatttgcaaccttacccaccctcggaaaacccgtgtcaagtcatgcatgagccgcaataaagtagccgacttttgaaaagaagctggtgtaaaggaacaaactggaaagatgttgaaagattaaaataaataacttttcaggttattgcttgaccctcttactttaaatttagtagacctatacagaAATGGGtctttccgagcaattagaaagtatagttctcggctggaatgatcctacccttctgaatgagacaggaatgtcacttttcaaacaacagtttgaggTATAgcttgaggttttagtaggtactttgtttcttacagggagcagctaaaatgcatgtgtcccacatctcctcttattttctcctaatccagtaaagcgaaacagtgcttgcagtactgttgtggcACTCATTTCAGTCAGTTCtgtagttttagtacttacagtataaagtgcaagtgagtttatctactgcttttaactaaccaaaatggcccctgtatcttcaaccctaacgacaaaaataaaatcatggattgcgatgtacgaagctttcactacagatggaaaaatagtaatgtgtcaagtgtgcagtaaaaaagtcgggtgctctatgaaatcacaactggagagtcttacctatcctatacctgccagatattgatatcaaATATTtctatgattttacatattttggtacatattcagcttatttgcttacataaatatgtacatatttcactccttgatattacataaaaatccggttcctACTTATAAGTTTTAGAACCGGATGGGAAAGTAGGAGATACAATTGATGTATTCTTCGTAGTGTTCTCTGCCTTATATAACTGATATGACATTGCCATGTTACTGTTTTATCAAGTTTAATTCCGAGATATTTTGTTTGTTGCATATGGTATATCTTTGTTATTCATTTGTAATGGAGGTGGTATTAAAGGTCTTTTTATGAAAACTATTACACATGACTTTTCCTCATTTACTTTAATCCTCCACTTTGTACATCATTGAATTAATTTCTGCAAATGACTTTGGACTGTATTTGTTGAATTTAGAATACCGAACTatctcaaataaattattgtatcgTCTGCATATTCAGCAATTTAAGATGATCCATGAATAGGTAGATATTATAAAGTGCAGGAGCCAAAGCTGAATGAACCCTGAAGAATACCAGCCAGTATTTTTCTGTGTGATAATTCTGTTTCCATTTTAACTTGAAAAATTATATCTTGCAAATATGATGCAAGTATGAAAATaacagattttgaaaatttcaattgcattaaggggagaggatgatattttttggtgaaaagtgagtaaatttaaaaaaaaaaaaaaatctttaaaatactctgtgatatgtgtggaatgcattgcataacattttgtgggtatttgtgcccttatcggatgttgagacgtcatttttaaacttcctgcgctatggatttttaaatcacacgcccgcttttatcggtttccagtaacttcattttttttgctacattgctagacaaaaatggatataatttttgaactattaaagatacatgcatgaaatttagaacacacattctttagactattaggaaacttttctctgtaaccgaattttgttaattatttcattttaaaaatacgttagtttgtttgcaagaaaggaaatcagaaaatcatcattaaattttaattgtttattttacaaatgtagggactaatatcaaaattctgttagacagtttgtagaacatggttttgcaaatacattgcaaaaaactgtttgaatctatctttaaaaacggtttagatatattggttttagtacaatcctgcattgggtatatattttttttcaaatttgggcccccaaatattttttttttcaaaatatttttatttggttgagttgccacagctatgagctctctacatacaaaaaattaatattttacaccaaacaggaaaaaagttaaaaaaaatactatcctcATCCCTTAATTTGTATAGAAGCCCAGTGTGCCGTACAGTGTCAAATGCCTTTTTGACATCCAAGAAAGCTGCTGTTGTAAGTTCTTGTGAGCTAAAACCTGACCAAATATATTCTACAACTCTTACAAGTGCCGGGTTGTTGAACGATGCGACATGAAATCAAATTGGGTATGAGGCAGTGGCAGCTGCTCCCTACGTGCTAACATGCTGTAGTACGCCATAAAATTATCGCCGAAATGATACTGTTACAAAAAAACGCACATAATACAAATTCTACTTATAATAGTTCACTATTTTCGATAATTTGGTGCTATAGACTCAATGGAATCCATCCTTACTCTATGTGCTGATTCCCAATTCAGTAAGGGCAGTGTCTGCTCATGCGCAGGACAGCACTTCACCTCGCCCCTCAACGATGTTTTGTCCTGCTTTTTCACACAACACCGTGCTCACTTTTGAGCACCCTGGTATGCTCTTCTTCACTCTGTTTTGGTGaaactttctctcttcctttttataTTCTTTGGTTCGTAGCAGTCGACGGAACAGTTCTAAATAcataactttaaaatgttttatatatgtagcctattttgctttttgtgtttttcataaatataatcatattgaagtACATTTTTAACGTTTGAGTAAACAGGGTTACTTTTATATAATCTCAGCAGATAGTTTTAAGTTTATTATCTACGAGTTACAGGTCTATGTTGGCATGCCTTTCGTGGGAGTCTGTTAAAATAGGGATTATTTTTCACTTTCAAAACAGTGTGTGCAGGTGTATGGGATTGTACTGTtgtcattttaaatgtatattctcCTGTGTGTCTGTCTATATTTTGTGCCTAGTGTAATTCAAATAGTGTAACATATaagtttaatgtgtatgttaatgCAGAGGCAGGTTTTAATATTGGGAttataaacagtttaaaaaatatactgtagttatatCACGATGAACTCCATCGATTCATTACTCAAAACTACTTTCTCCAAGCAGCCATAAAAgattaaattagaatttaaaatctaGGGCGGCCAACACCAATATTGTGCAGAAAGTACAGGATGATAAAAACTATGCTTACACTAGAAAATTTAACAGAACAGTTTATGACAACAGTGACTGGATATGTGGATGCGAAATACGAAATGCTGTTCTGCTTCCCTTGCCTCCtattaaggccgtgtctcaaagctcaagtccatactacacactagtgactagcaactagatgacttgtaaactacacactagggacatggataaatatataataggatgcgaaactgcggacaGCACGATCTAGAagcggtattctgaaataaggtgatcagcgcccgacgtcgtaggtggtaaaTCATAGAACTACGTGAGGACCAGCGTTCTCCACTCTCCGATACGAAGTAGTCAGAACGTTGGCCGATGACCAGCCAACAGCGTTATGAAGGCAAGATGGATTCCAGAAAAATGCGAAAGATTCGAGGAAGATGCTCAGCGCCTGGATGCAAGACTGTTAATACTGTGGGAGGGAAGCATTTTTGCTATTTTCCTCAGGAACCTATGATGTaagctttagtattattattgtgtcctgtGTAGCCTAAACCTTACACTTGAAAACAATGTACTTTTTGTGTGAAGTAGGTTAGACGAGCTGTGAATTGCTTTCTGCTAGTTTGTTTAGGATTATAGTAGGAGTATAAATTTAGATGGTTCCGAAATTCAGTCAAACTGTAACGAAATGTGAAATATTGACGAAAAAGAGCAAGAAGGCTGAAAATGAAACCTCGTAAACCTGAATTGTAGCATTAGGCCacatggctgcaaactaaaaccacgtggtttttagtataaacatctcacagttatggaaaataaaattatgccttctttgatgcagttagccattctggagaaattctcaatcatgtgtaataataataataataataataagcttaggcctaatatttaatttagttttacccaatatctgttgctgctaccagttttcctatggtcactcaccacctagtgatgcgcattagacatctcttaaaataacacaaatgcagcagataacttatttttttccccaatttttgcatgatttctattcaatatttcttctactttatcTCATTAGTAATTGTAATCCATTGCTTTAGGTGTTGGAAGTGGCTCCGATTTTGTGGGCTAGAGGACCGGTGTCGAGTTGCCGCACATGCCACACACACAGGTTGAGAATCTGCATGGACCACTTCATTGATTCTGACTATTATAGCTCTTCACAAAAAGTGATACTTAAGCAAACTGCAGTGCCCACTGTTCATGCTAATGGATTAGTGGTGCCATCAAACCCTAAAATCCGGAGCCCACCATCTAGCCCAGTTATGCCTCGAGCGACCTTATCACCGGGGTCTACCCCAACTTTCAGGCATCACAAGACTTTGCGGACGTATGGTAGGAGGGCGAAGATTGATTCTGCAGCTGCTGAAGGTAGTTAGTACACTAGCAatgtttttatgtcattcatgtttaaaatttccgatttcattactcttttctttattttcaggtacgCGTAGTCTCATAGGTTTACAAGCTGCAACTGAGTAGGCTGCAGGCTTGGCAGCTATGCCTCAAACAATTCCTGCTCCTATGAGTACTCCAGCTTCAAAGATTACTGCTTCGACGACATATGCCGGGATGAATAAAGATGCATGCCAACAAGGTAATTATTCCACTTAGTCAAGTTTATGGATTTCAAGGAATGCCTTAGTTTCTCATCAGCTTttcttacattacatgtttcaaaatacataattaattatgtttcgttttttttttgtgattattacaGGGAACAGTATGATTGGTGAACAGCTGAGGGGCTATCAGCAACCATCGCTCCTATTCAATGTGGTTCCCACAGCTGAAGGTAAGCGATACTGTCTTGTGAGCCTGGCAACATGTTAGTAATTAAGTTAATTGCCCCCTGCCATATGTCTGCAGTTTTCATACTCCATTCTTTTACAgtagcgaataataacaaatcctcttaactacagggcagggtgtttatcttgttatatatcgatcgtccatttcaaaagtgcgacaactcaaaaattgccattttttagttatttatactactgaaagcccctttcggagctctttccgattcaatattgagataagtcatatttacaaccaaaaagaataaaaacgaaataaactgctttagaagtaattgtaactatggactttattaattcattattactacatttcgaaatctattaataatgaactggaagatcgtgatatactcgtcctgaatactgactcagttctaattgtcgtggttatgaaccacaaATCTGTCCCTTTTTAggggatttatttgaaactttcaactgaagatatctcaaaacttgtttttttgagttgtcgcacttttgaaccagacgatcgatatTGCAACTGATATCCTGACAAGTCTCCCTGGCACACGAAGTACACTATCATTCCCTCTTACTGACTTCTCTTTAATATCCCAACACCTCTGCTGATTATCCCTTTCTGTTAGTGTCAGTTGTCCTCTATGGCCCAGCCtattagcaaaaaaatattttatattacattacaacgaacaattcagattaacacaatcaaatttgttgcagcattaaacttttggattgttactattacttaacatttatatgagttataatttatacagttaagagcagtttgaaatgaatggagcacaaagtctgttcaattcttgcttcaatttaatttatcatttatttccttagatactgacatgaatacatccaagatggaa from Periplaneta americana isolate PAMFEO1 chromosome 15, P.americana_PAMFEO1_priV1, whole genome shotgun sequence harbors:
- the LOC138715471 gene encoding uncharacterized protein codes for the protein MPQTIPAPMSTPASKITASTTYAGMNKDACQQGNSMIGEQLRGYQQPSLLFNVVPTAEDTDMNTSKMEQFPSASATPPSKLGPGVAKRKLFSSPHFSSSPRSNKLKMAALKAKVKRLQKKLQFL